Genomic DNA from Setaria italica strain Yugu1 chromosome V, Setaria_italica_v2.0, whole genome shotgun sequence:
GGTAGAGCATAAGTTCCAAACATCCATCTTATAGCTAGAGATAACACACCATTTCATAATAGCATCAAAGTTGCATAGCAAAGTTGTCGGTATTAACTCTAGAAATAACTCCAACAAGGAATCCAAGGCACTTATGTAAACTTGAAAAGCTTTTAAACCTGATCGGGAGCCTTTGCTATCCATTTTCACTTGAACAGACTCTTCTTGAACTTGAAGGTTGATGGAAACACTTGAGCCATCTGCTTGCTTGTGGTCATGATCCATTTCATCAATAGAACCTTCACTTCGTCTCTTGTCTTGATCACTTTCTTCATTAGAAGCAGAAGCCCCAAGGATTGAGCTCTGGAAGTAGTTGAGCTTGTGAACAAGATCCGGGTGGATAGCCAATGGAAGTGATATGAAATGGGAGTAGTCCAGCATTCGACTTTGGACAGCCTGAAACATAAGACAAGCACAGAGTAATTATTATGACCCAGTGAATAAACAAGATCAGGAAATGAGAAAACAAGCAGTTGCAGACTGCAGCGGGtacatctttttgagctgctgaATGGGAATGAAGGATTCAAATTCCTCCACGGACATGGACAGTATCTTTTGACAACCGCGAGGGAACAAAATGAGAAGGATGCCATTTTGAAATAACAGCTAGTGCACAGTAAGCAGTAGCATTCTCTTCTATGTGATGCGTTTCATAATTGGCACTAAAAATTTTGTGACACATGTACAGAGCCATGTCGATTTCGCACTTAAAGCATTGGTACATTATGGAGTTAGCATGGCATTAAGCTTCTGTACTTAATGATAGTCGGTATGGATAAGAAAAAAGTTTTCAATCTCACCAAATTCATATTTAAAACCAAACATAGCACACTATTATTCTCCGCATTACCGTAACAAAGATAAATTAACATGTAGAATGATTCAGCATGCGATGTAAACATACGCTAACCAAGTAACCATCTGTTGAAGCATTACATTGAATATCTACCTCTTCAAGAACATTTGCAATCATCTGTGATGCTTTCCTAATACTTTCAGAACTTGTTCCTTCAAGGACTGAAAAACATTCAGTGAAGCATTTTTAAAGTAATTTCAGTTAGATCTGAAAAtagcaaagaagattatcacATCAAAACCAATTTTAAATAGAAAAATGAGTGTATATATACCAACAGAAGTCTCCTCCCTTGATGATGGGAAGATAATTTTCACTCCAGTATCCTCTTCAATCTTCTTCTGCATAGACCCACTACATACCAAAAAATACACAGTAAGATCATAGGTGAAGTCCTAGCATTATGCCAAATGAATAATGAATGGTACACGTGTAAAACAGCTGAGATCAATACCCCTTTCCTTTCACAAAGCGCATCAAAGGAACATCTACCTAAAACAGAATGGCTGAATCTATTAATACTGTTCAAACACTGTAAAGCAGGTAGAGAAAAAACTACAAAGTGATTAGTGAAAAAATCAGGTTACATAAATGCATCTGAATGGCATACCTCAATAGAGAATGAATATGTTTCATAGACATTGGACTCATCAAGATCTTTATTGAAGCCAGATACCTCCTCATTGTCTTCTATAACTACTTTAGTTGAACTGGATTCTAGACTTATATTATTTTTTGACAATGATGCATCGTTGGTGGTAACTTCAATAACAGCATTAGTTGCTCCATCTGATGCCAAATTCTCGCTAGAAGTTATGCACTCTTCTACAACTTGTCCGCTTCCAGAATTTGATATCTCATTAGCGTCATCTGCATCATGTGGCATTATAAGAAAGTTGAGAAATGGCACCAGTGTACCACACGCACTAGATGGTTAAATGAAACAGGAACCAAAGTATGGCAAGAAATTAATGATAGGTTATAAGGGAAAACAAAGGGCCATAAGAAAGGTACCATCTATATTAACAAGGGCGATTAGCTTTCAAAATTATTTTTGAAGTTCTATGCATCAACAACAATTAGTTATCAAACAGGATGGTTAGGAGCATCCGAGAGAAATTCAAGCCAGGTTGCCAAGGGATCGAGATCTTAAAGGCGACGCTCATGATAGAAAGCCATGGAAGTATCGAGTACAGTGAAAGTAAACAATGTCACTTCAGAGTAGCAGGTAAGCAATGTTATTCTAGAATACCATTAATTTGCCAAAACCTGTTATGGTGGGCGATGCAAGGAGGAGGGAGCTGAGGGGGTCGAGATCACCAGCCAGGGGCCTCTGCCCATGGCCGAGCAAGAAGAAGGCTTTATCCTTCTTAATTCCTGCCTGTTTCATCTGATAACATGCCTCTGGCATTATATAGCCATGTCCTAGTACACGTGAGCTAACAAACTAACAACCTTATCTAACCAACCTAATCTGCCTAACCAATCTGCTAACTTAACAATTAAGAAACTAACAAACTATTCCTGATAGATGGCTCGTATGGCCGGCCAGCTGGCCTCCCTGACAAAACCACTTATGTGATATTACTTCATATTAATTTCATTAACTTAATCTGTTGAAACAAAAGGAATGCAGATTGCAAATGGAATACAAAAGGAATGCACACCTTTCTGGGGAACTGCTTCTGTTGAGATTGGCCTCCATCTCTGCACAGGAGACTTTCTTTTCTTGTGTTTTGCCAGATTACTTGACCCTCCTTGCGCTCCTTCCATCACAAATGACGCCAACTTATTTTGACCAACTGATCCCTGCAATGAACAACACACTAATTCAGCGAAGCATCGCATTGTTGGATACAACTGTGAAGCACAAAGTGGGAAAATGTGAAGGACGAGAACTGGCCGGAGCATATAAACCTCCAAATGAAAAGGTGGGGTGTTAGAACAATCCAGTGGAAACATAGGTCTACAAGGTTGCTGTGTAGGCAGTCCTAATAATTCTGCTACATAAAACTGCAATGCCCAACAAATTCACTGTCAACCCAACCCAAGTAAACAATCTGGCGACAGTAAATCGTCAGTGTCTGCTCGGAACCAGCCGCGACGAGTGACAGTGAGACCTCGCTAGTACAAATCCGGTACAGAAATTAACAGGCGAAGCTTGTGCGGGTAAAGAAAAGAATTTGGGAGCAGAGCGGTTAACCTGGTGGAAGCAACgaagcggcgggccggcggcgcatGGAATTAGAGGCCGAGTGAGCCGACTAGCCCTAACTCAGatgaaaaacaagaaaaagagaaattaaACCGGGGAGGTTCTAACTAAAGGCGATTTGAGCTCTGGCCTTTGCGACGAGAGGTTTCGGTAGTACAAGAGGGAACAAGGATTCGCtggagagggagggaaggagcgAGGGGAGGAGGCGCACCTTGCGAGCAGAGACCTGCAGGCGAGCATGGATGGGACGCGTCGAGAAGTGAAAAGATTTGGGCGAGCTTGATACGGGCGGACGGACacgcggctgcggctgcggctgcggtgAATAGGCGATCCACTGCTTACTCCGGTGAACCGTTAACGGCGACCGCCGCCCGCAGAGAGGACTCGTCAGCTGCTCTGCTCCGACACCGGCGCCGAATATTTGCGAAATACCCCCTGGTTGGGCCTTCTGTAAAATGTCGGATTGCCTATTTTCGGAAGACACCCtagtttggatcgcgatccaaattaggggccCTTTGTAAAATTCCCGGTCGTAAAATTGCATAAACCTCCCTGAACCGCGGTGGAGACTTGTCACATAAAGCATTTATATGGGCCATCAAGAGGTCAGTCAGCCCAATAAAGATTTGGTTGCCCTATGTAACACTAATTAGCGACCTATGCATGGTGTCCATTGACCGCAGCATGCATGTCCTCACCTGCATGCATGCTAGGGTCggttttgattttttatttatgaaCCTTTTAGATATATATTCTATTTTAATTCGTATGCATATACTTTATTCTTTATATCTTAGTTATTTTATCttctagttttcttttttttctttttcattaaTTCCTTCCAATCCTCTCGCACATCTTTATTTCCTTGACTAAGGCAGTCAAGTTagcttattttatttcttttataagGTTGAGTTggtcttttctttccttgtgtttgtttatttttctatttctttctaTTTAATGTTTTCccttttaattatttttatagatatatattattttattttttctttctctttgatTATTCTAATTCTTATGTATATATTCTTTCTTTATATGGTTTATTTCATAGTTCATATGTACATACATCCATGGGCTCACTGGAAGGTCTGGATAGATCCGCATGTGAGGCTGTACGCCGAGACGTatcagacatgaagactacggtgCAGAACGACGTAGTTCATATGGAGTATAAGGAAACTAGTCGTaacagttagagtaggactctctagtcaaaaCCGACTATTAACCCTACTCCCTCGGTATATAAGggcaggtagggaccccctccagataagttcaatccaatacaagcaaacaacacacaggatgtaggatattacacgatctagcggcccgaacctgtctaaatcgcgtgcctacgtacaccatcgaacTCCTAATTTCAgagacacccaccaaccaaaactctacctcgggtactcccttggtaagttgccgggtttaaacaccgatagctaGCGCGCTAGGCAGGGGGAGTCACTAAAATTTTCCATGCGAGTTCgctggctcaagtcatcatcaagctcgCAGTCGCGTTCAAAGCAGGCGTgacgttcatctttggctcctaggTTTGCGTCACAGAtggcgctggaaacttccaccgctgCATCACGGAAGCTCCGGAGGAGAAGCCCCACGACATCAGCCTTCGTTGCCAAGCTACGGCGGACTCCGTCAAGAAATTTAACAAATTCGATCTAACCAGAAGCGactccgagtacaactcgaacTCTACATCCGCTCGAATTGGTTCCCACGAGCAGGCAATTCAGCCAtcgtatgaattaaatcaaaCTCCGAGccaattcccgttcggactctgTAACGCGGTTTCTATCCATCAAGCAACCCTGTCCAAATTACAGTCTGACTGGGAGGCACTTGAGGACCGTGACTTCGATCTCTACTCGGATTCTgtcgaggagactcctttatcagatCCGCAGCAAGGCCTAGTGATTACCTTaacaccgcaaggcagattcatttACTAGCCaggcatgaagccatcctttCTTGCCCAGGACAACAAATCACGCCTCATCGCTCACCTCGACGTTCTCCCGTAATAGGAGGGAACACCCCTATCTCCTATCCATGAAGACGATGGATCCACAGAAGTCATCACCTTGAGCTCTGGTAGCTACTCTCAAGATAGAGAACTCTTCACTCTTATCACAGCGGGTGATGGAGAGGACGGCAATCAACGACAACCAGAGAGGAATCCTTGCCAGGAGCGTCACCCAAATGATGTCTCATAGGATGAACTCTCCGCCAACGTCGTCGGGGAAGAAACCGAAGGGCAGAGAACCCGACGGCGAGCAAGGAATGCATCGAGAGCAAAACGTCGCCGACAATTGGCAGAACAGCTCCCGATCATGAACCTAGACAAAGCTTTTGAGGTCGTGCAAATGCGGCAGCACCGAACGCCCCTCACCACGATCGCTTCCATCGACCTCATCACTCGTGCcatgccacaagacaagtacaccacaGTATTGTCACAGTTAGCGGAACATGCCTACGAACTACTCGACAGGCAGAACCCAATTCCTTCAGTGTCACACACCCCGTCGGTGCGAATTcagcatggcagtagccacaAAGACCACGTGAGACCCTCAGCTCGACCACATGAGGATGCCAGACACAACCGGGATGCAATTGAAGGCCCAAGACAGAACAGAGATATATCGAAGGGTAGTCGGGCAACTCCTACAGGAGGCCGGCGCCACCGCAGAGTTGATCCCGAACCCGCACGTGACGTCGAGGATCTCCGATAGAAGATAAACAGCAATCGCGATGCTCGAAACATCATCAATGGACGACGTCGTGAATGCGAACTCGAAGACGATTACAGAGGTGACGACAACGATAGCTTCCCTACCTTTACAAGTCAGGTCAGAAAGACTATCCTACCCAAAAAATTCAAACATCTGGGTATctccaagtatgatggcaagcaagacccagttcaatgtcTCCAATGCTACTCATTATCAGTTCAAGCTATAGGAGGGAACGACGATACAAAAGTCATCTATTTTCCCATTTGCATGGAATCAGCGCCACTCACTTGGCTCGAATCATTGAAGTCAAACTCGATCGACTCTTGGCAAGACCTGAagaaggctttcaccaacaattaCGCAGGAGCTATGCAGCGCTCGAGCAATAGAATCaacttggcacaagtcaagTAGTGGTGAGACGAGACTCTGCGAAGCTACCTGCGTTGttttttcgacaagaaggccactatcgtAGACATCTTAGAAAGAAGACGTAATTGACTGCTTTCAGAACGGTATCTATGATCACTGTATGTTCCAAGACTTCAGCAGACGACGCCCCCAGGACGTCAAGTCGCTCAACACCGTGGCACAATcttgggcagacgaagaagacaaagagatcgaaaggttcaagTTGAATCGCAATCGAGGCcaacacaacaacaatcaaGGCAACGGTCAGGACCACGACAAGAACCGTAACGGTGAccaccgaaataactactcaggaGGTCAAAATCGCAAACGCAAGCTAGACAACACTGTCATAGCGATGTCGCAATCGGTCAAGAAAGGTCCAGCAAACATGAAGACAGGCCTGCTTTTAGCGAGCTTCTGAAGAAACAATGCCCGTGGCACCCTTATCACAAACACActgcgatagactgctacaaccTGCgcagagtaatgaaggagttgCCAGAACCCTCGAGTACCAATGATAAGGGGAAAACCAAGGTAGACAAAGGCGAAGACGGTGAGAGAAAGTTCCAGACCCCATCCAAGactatcaacgtcatctttggtggaataCCAGGTACCACCTCCAAGCGGTCTCAAAAGCTAGTACTACGATCAATCTTTGTATTTATATTAATAAATACATGTTTCCCGTGATGAAATTATTTAGAAGAGAATTTCAATGTCGAACtataatttcattttcttttcttctcctttgttttcttgtgGTGccttttttctatttatttgtatattatttcTTTATCTTTTGTTTCATTTGGTATCTTAtagtttcattttcttttttctttttagttcTTTTTTCATGCATGTTTCttatattatttttctattttaatgGATGAAAATAATGTTATATGTTAGTATTATTTATTCCAAGTGTATAATTTTCTATTCGGTGAGTTCATAGATTTTGTTCTAggtgtataaatacttgttccGTGGGTTCTACAATTTGTTTGAGGTATATGGATCTTTTGTTCCGTGAGTACCTATAATATGTTTGATGTTTTGTTCCGtgagttcgtataatttgttccgGGTGTTGACATTTTTGTTCTTTGAATATATACAATTTGTTTGATGCGTACATATATTTGTTCCGtgagttcgtataatttgttccgGGTGTTGACATTTTTGTTCTTTGAGTATATACAATTTGTGTGATGCGTACATATATTTTGTTCCTTGAATTCGTATAATTTATTTAGATGTACATATctcaatttttttaaatataattaaaaaataatgataaataaaattCGTTATGGGTTCTTGTTTTGAAggtttttattttcaaaaacccTATGTTGCAATCGGAATTTAATTTGAATGTTTCGTTTGAGATCTATAGTTTCTTGCATGTGGGATGGCATCATCAATCACATGCAAGTAATTCTCTCCCCATGAGCATTGTTGCATGTGTACAACAGGTTTTTAATCAAATGTTCGTGATGCTCAATCTTTTTATTCTCATTATACTTTTTTTTCGttatgtttaattttttgttcGCAAAAAATAGTTATTTGTTCATGGTGTTCAAGCATTTATTTGCAGTACTCATAACTAATTGATTCGTATCTaacaaattttttaaaaatattctcGAAACATTGTGAAGTAGGGTCTTGTTATAAAAAATTTAATGATGCAATcgaaatttaatttgaataatTAGTTTAATTAAGATTTATAACTTTTTTTAATTCAGAATTTGAATGCTCGGAGGATGATATCATCAATTCCGTcttccttgcatgcatgcagattTTGCAGAAGCCGAAAGAGTCCAGCCAATAGCATCCTCATCCGGCTAATTATTAGGCCACTAATCCAAGGAGGACACGGTGACAAACGACTGTGGCGACCTATAACCGCCGCGCCCCTGGACCGCTCCGCCTCCGCTACCGTCCGCCGCAGATTCCGCTCGCTCCCTGCAACGAGAGCTCTACTCCTCTGCTATGCTTCTGCAGCAAGCCGCGGTGGCATCGAAGCCACACACTTGAGCTCACGCGGCCGGGCAGCCATCGGTCTCTGTTCTGAGGCCGCGTTAGTCGCTGCGGCTGCCTCTGCCAGGAGAGGCGATACAGAGCTTCTTTCCGTGTGATCTAATGTACCGGATGACCGGCACCATACGTAGTTGAGAAAATTTGAGTTGAAAATTGGATCTTTCTGCATGCAAGGTTGTGAATTCCATGTGGAATCGAAAGATTTTCTCCGTTTAAGTCGTGATTGCTTGGTTTTCACAACCTAAATTGAAGTTCCCATTTCAGCAATTAGAAGCCAAATATACAAGGCAAATGTTTCACGCATCTCACAAATGCTCGATCGTCATTTTACAAGGCACTGTTCATGCTATCCCGGCGGACCAGCATCTCCGTGATGCCCTGAACCCACTTATGCTGATCATACCTGCTCCTGCACTCGAACTCGATCACCCTTTCAACCGTCCTGATCCCAAAGTATCCTCTCTTATGGCTTCCATCCTCGAGCTCCCTGCCAGCCCATGCCGGTATCTCAGAACAGACATCGAGGATCACACCTGGAATGCAAATAAACAGACCTGATGGTGAGTGAGTTGGGGATGTATAGCATCAAGTTTCAGAGCAACAGATGAAACTACTAGAAGTTTTGAATCTTACActtttttgttttgatgaagGTGCCGGCCATATGTGCACTCTGCATCTTGAGAACCACCTGCAAAGAATTTTCAGGTCATGTTTGGTCGACATCAGCACCCATTGATCCATCTTTTTAATTTGTGCTAATACTGAACCTCTGTTTGTACTACCTGGAAGCTGGAGTTTATGTACACGGTGACGAGCTTCCAGTGGAGGATGCCCTGCCTGGTGCGTTTGAGAAGCTCGCCGCCCCTGGACACGAAGACCAACGGCGATATGTCCCTCTCCGGCTCCCTGCCGTCACCGGGCAAGGCCGTCGCCTGAATCTCCTTGTGAAGCCTCGCCCTCAGCATCGCAGCCCCGCGCAAAGCTGCAACCATCCATGGCCATGTCTCATGTCTCGCTTAATGGTCAAGTTCAGTTTCTCCGGGTTGTCGTGCGGTGCGTacccgtcgccgcgccggcggtAAGCGCCATGACGTCGCCGCTGGTCTGCGCGTTCA
This window encodes:
- the LOC101765556 gene encoding VAN3-binding protein translates to MVAALRGAAMLRARLHKEIQATALPGDGREPERDISPLVFVSRGGELLKRTRQGILHWKLVTVYINSSFQVVLKMQSAHMAGTFIKTKKCVILDVCSEIPAWAGRELEDGSHKRGYFGIRTVERVIEFECRSRYDQHKWVQGITEMLVRRDSMNSAL
- the LOC101764886 gene encoding uncharacterized protein LOC101764886 isoform X1, which codes for MLACRSLLARASRLTRPLIPCAAGPPLRCFHQGSVGQNKLASFVMEGAQGGSSNLAKHKKRKSPVQRWRPISTEAVPQKDDANEISNSGSGQVVEECITSSENLASDGATNAVIEVTTNDASLSKNNISLESSSTKVVIEDNEEVSGFNKDLDESNVYETYSFSIEVDVPLMRFVKGKGGSMQKKIEEDTGVKIIFPSSREETSVVLEGTSSESIRKASQMIANVLEEVDIQCNASTDGYLVSAVQSRMLDYSHFISLPLAIHPDLVHKLNYFQSSILGASASNEESDQDKRRSEGSIDEMDHDHKQADGSSVSINLQVQEESVQVKMDSKGSRSDFGIDKTIFIKPKTFHLTVVMLKLWNKDRIAKASEVLQSISSQVNEALENRPISIQLRGLTCMKGSPAKARVVYAPVLEVGGEGRLARACKVIIDAFVKSGLVLERDARQELKLHATIMNVRHRKSKQRNRWNDSFDARDIFRKYGKEEWGEYHIPEVHLSQRFKFDESGYYHCCSSIPLPAEMRAK
- the LOC101764886 gene encoding uncharacterized protein LOC101764886 isoform X4 — translated: MLACRSLLARASRLTRPLIPCAAGPPLRCFHQGSVGQNKLASFVMEGAQGGSSNLAKHKKRKSPVQRWRPISTEAVPQKDDANEISNSGSGQVVEECITSSENLASDGATNAVIEVTTNDASLSKNNISLESSSTKVVIEDNEEVSGFNKDLDESNVYETYSFSIEVDVPLMRFVKGKGGSMQKKIEEDTGVKIIFPSSREETSVVLEGTSSESIRKASQMIANVLEEVDIQCNASTDGYLVSAVQSRMLDYSHFISLPLAIHPDLVHKLNYFQSSILGASASNEESDQDKRRSEGSIDEMDHDHKQADGSSVSINLQVQEESVQVKMDSKGSRSDFGIDKTIFIKPKTFHLTVVMLKLWNKDRIAKASEVLQSISSQVNEALENRPISIQLRGLTCMKSSHVISTGPLFMHEVEDNFF
- the LOC101764886 gene encoding activating signal cointegrator 1 complex subunit 1 isoform X2; the encoded protein is MLACRSLLARASRLTRPLIPCAAGPPLRCFHQGSVGQNKLASFVMEGAQGGSSNLAKHKKRKSPVQRWRPISTEAVPQKDDANEISNSGSGQVVEECITSSENLASDGATNAVIEVTTNDASLSKNNISLESSSTKVVIEDNEEVSGFNKDLDESNVYETYSFSIEVDVPLMRFVKGKGGSMQKKIEEDTGVKIIFPSSREETSVVLEGTSSESIRKASQMIANVLEEAVQSRMLDYSHFISLPLAIHPDLVHKLNYFQSSILGASASNEESDQDKRRSEGSIDEMDHDHKQADGSSVSINLQVQEESVQVKMDSKGSRSDFGIDKTIFIKPKTFHLTVVMLKLWNKDRIAKASEVLQSISSQVNEALENRPISIQLRGLTCMKGSPAKARVVYAPVLEVGGEGRLARACKVIIDAFVKSGLVLERDARQELKLHATIMNVRHRKSKQRNRWNDSFDARDIFRKYGKEEWGEYHIPEVHLSQRFKFDESGYYHCCSSIPLPAEMRAK
- the LOC101764886 gene encoding uncharacterized protein LOC101764886 isoform X3; this encodes MEGAQGGSSNLAKHKKRKSPVQRWRPISTEAVPQKDDANEISNSGSGQVVEECITSSENLASDGATNAVIEVTTNDASLSKNNISLESSSTKVVIEDNEEVSGFNKDLDESNVYETYSFSIEVDVPLMRFVKGKGGSMQKKIEEDTGVKIIFPSSREETSVVLEGTSSESIRKASQMIANVLEEVDIQCNASTDGYLVSAVQSRMLDYSHFISLPLAIHPDLVHKLNYFQSSILGASASNEESDQDKRRSEGSIDEMDHDHKQADGSSVSINLQVQEESVQVKMDSKGSRSDFGIDKTIFIKPKTFHLTVVMLKLWNKDRIAKASEVLQSISSQVNEALENRPISIQLRGLTCMKGSPAKARVVYAPVLEVGGEGRLARACKVIIDAFVKSGLVLERDARQELKLHATIMNVRHRKSKQRNRWNDSFDARDIFRKYGKEEWGEYHIPEVHLSQRFKFDESGYYHCCSSIPLPAEMRAK